TTTTGAAATTAATTATAATTCTTCTGCTGGCGGAGTTTATACGGATTCAAAAAAGTAACTGAATTTCTTAGGTGGAAGTATTTTCTTTTTTAAAGAGGTTTGTTAACCGACCTCTTTAAAAAAGAATCATTCGATAGACGAAGAGCAATGCGAAAAATTTATCCTTGATCATTCTCCGGTATTTTTTCCAAATCGATAAGGTCGGTTAACCAGTCGGAAAGATTACCGGCTCTGTCTTTAATTCTTGCTTGAAGTAAAAGTCTTCTTTTGAATTTTCCAAAAGAGCTCGGAATTCTGACAAGGATCACTTTACGATCGGGTTCGAATTCGTACGGAAAAATTTGTCCGTCTAAAAAGATCTCGGCTCCGCCCGCGTAACCTGAACCGATGTCGGATACGGAATACATTCTTTCTATCACTGAAGATGGTAGGACTTCTGGTGTAAATCGATGGCGGGAGATTAAAAATGGATGATCGATTTTTGGTTTGGAACGATCTTCTAGAACGGCAATGATCCCGATCTTATTCAAAACCGCGCTTGTTCCTCCGCTTTCGGAAGTCGTTTTTAAAATGATCCAGCGTTTGGTACCTTCTTCGAGTAAATAGAGGTTTTCTCCTCTACCAAGTTTTTTTCCTTTCCATAAAAATTTCGCATCTCCCGACCAACTAACTCCGGTCGATTCGATTTCAACGAGTTCGCTTTTTAAAATCAAACCCTCGGGTAACAGGTTTTCGCGGGGAGTTCCGACCTTTTCAAAGAGAATATTCCCTTTTCCGAATGTATTTCCTTTCGGAGTCTTGAGTAGGAATCTGTTGTCTTGAGAGGAATATTCCGTTGGAGTTGCTTTCGTTACGTGTCCTTTGAAACCGGAATTTAAAATTTTGAACTTCAAGAAAGAACGGTTTTCTTCTTTGTCTTCGGCTATGATTTCCAAAGGGATTTCTTGGTTTTCTGAAAATTCTCTCAGATCGATGCTGGATTTTAAAGAGGGAAAAAGATTATAAACATAAACAGGGGGATTGAGGGATGAACGGTTGGAATCATAGATTGACTGATGGTCTCTTGCTTCTGCATAACTCATCTTTTCAAACTTTCTTTCATAGAGAATTTTTCCATCAAACATGAATTTTGCGGAATAAAGGTTGTTCTTGTTGTGAGAGTTCATTCTATCAAACGCACCGAGTTTGATTCTCACTTCCCCGCCGAGTTTCAAAGGTTCATTCAATTCATAAATTCCATCTTCTTTTTTTTTAAGAGGAATTCTAAATTTTTGGCCGTCTGAGGAATCGACGTATAAAACCAGTAATTCGGGCGGAGTTTTGTCTCGATCGTTCATCTTAAGATGCGCAAGCGGGTTAAATGTGCTTCCGTTTCCGTGAAGTTCGAAGTGTAAATGGGGAACTCCCGTTCCTGATTCTCCGATTCTTGCAATCGGCTGTCCTTGTTTTATGGGGAATTGATGATCTGGAAATTTTACGGAAAAAATTCCATCGTTTAAAAGATGAAGTGCCTGTCTTAAATTTTCCAGTTCTTTCTTAACGCCTTCTAAATTGAACAGGTGCGCAAATTTAGCCCGTAATCCGGAAGAAGAACGAAGCATTAAGTTGAGTCCGTACCCTGTCGGAGATTCGGAGACGGATTCCACAATCCCGTCAAAAGGAGCGATTGCCGGAAAACCATTGAGATGAAAGGTTTTAAAATCGGCTCCCATGTGGAGATGATGTGTTCTATATTCTGCAAAAGAACCGGAGACCGGAGTTTGAATTTCCATTGGAAATCGAAGTTTTCCTTGTAATTCGGGAAAAAGAAGGGATCGGTCTTCCGCTTTCAAGCCTTGCACTAGTAAGATGAAAGCAAAGAAAAGGACGGCATAAGAACCTGTCCTAAAACTGGGACAGAACCCGGAACGCGCACTATCTCGCGACCTTTCGGGAGCGAGATTTGAGTTTAGAAAATGCTTTGTTGAGTTCCCGCGGTTTGATCTTTCTGACAAAGCGGAAAACTCAAGTGCCGTCGGCTCTTTAAGGATCGCTCGATAAAACTCAGGCGTCTCGTTTCTATCGGCGTTCGAAGAGTTTTGGGACGCGCTGTAAGTCGAAAAAGCAAAAAATCTTTTCATCTTCCGAAAAAGCTGAGTCAAAAATCGGAATTTGTAAAGCCGAAAAGGAGCCGTAAAAAAACTCCTTGCGCGGAAGTCCGACCGCAAAAGACCTTTCTAACTATGTTTATTGTCCGACTGACGGTTCTGATTGTAGTCGTATTACAATTTTATCACTGCACTTATTTTATGAGAGAACCCGGAAATCCTCCGAAAATCGACGGAGTTCCGATTCCGGACGATCAGCGAAGACTTTATGTCCAAAATTTTAGAAACAATTCGTATGGAATGGGAATTCAAACTTTACTTACGGAACTTGTTCGAGCCGAGATCGATACGAGAGGAAGATTCCTTCAAACGAGAGAAAAATCGATCGCGAGTTATCGACTTTACGGAGAAGTAGTACACTACCAGCTTGTCGGAAATCTACTCGACCAAGGGGGGCAATCTATTTCTAGAGAAATGCTCGTAATTGTTCGATTGGAACTTCAAAAGGTGGGAGGGCAAAAAATACTATTGGAAAGAGAGGAGATTCCGGTAAGAATCATATTCTCCGATCAAGTTGGGTTTAGAGAGAGCGAAACTCAGGCTCAGGCCAGGCTTTTGAAAATTATGGCGATTCGAATTGCGGAAGAGGTGGAACGAGCTTGGTATTTTTCTATTGCCGGAAAGATCGATCCTTGATAACCTTGACTCGTTCCTTGGATAATCTTATATGAATCGAGAAAAACAGGAAGCCATTCTAAACAAAGCGGAACCCGCGGTCCGTATGGAAATGCAGACCTTTTCAGAATATCTACAGAAAGAAGGTCTAAAGATTACCAACCAGAGAATGTTGGTCGCTGAAAGAATATTTTCCCTTCACAA
The nucleotide sequence above comes from Leptospira weilii. Encoded proteins:
- a CDS encoding M23 family metallopeptidase; the encoded protein is MKAEDRSLLFPELQGKLRFPMEIQTPVSGSFAEYRTHHLHMGADFKTFHLNGFPAIAPFDGIVESVSESPTGYGLNLMLRSSSGLRAKFAHLFNLEGVKKELENLRQALHLLNDGIFSVKFPDHQFPIKQGQPIARIGESGTGVPHLHFELHGNGSTFNPLAHLKMNDRDKTPPELLVLYVDSSDGQKFRIPLKKKEDGIYELNEPLKLGGEVRIKLGAFDRMNSHNKNNLYSAKFMFDGKILYERKFEKMSYAEARDHQSIYDSNRSSLNPPVYVYNLFPSLKSSIDLREFSENQEIPLEIIAEDKEENRSFLKFKILNSGFKGHVTKATPTEYSSQDNRFLLKTPKGNTFGKGNILFEKVGTPRENLLPEGLILKSELVEIESTGVSWSGDAKFLWKGKKLGRGENLYLLEEGTKRWIILKTTSESGGTSAVLNKIGIIAVLEDRSKPKIDHPFLISRHRFTPEVLPSSVIERMYSVSDIGSGYAGGAEIFLDGQIFPYEFEPDRKVILVRIPSSFGKFKRRLLLQARIKDRAGNLSDWLTDLIDLEKIPENDQG
- the lptE gene encoding LPS assembly lipoprotein LptE; protein product: MFIVRLTVLIVVVLQFYHCTYFMREPGNPPKIDGVPIPDDQRRLYVQNFRNNSYGMGIQTLLTELVRAEIDTRGRFLQTREKSIASYRLYGEVVHYQLVGNLLDQGGQSISREMLVIVRLELQKVGGQKILLEREEIPVRIIFSDQVGFRESETQAQARLLKIMAIRIAEEVERAWYFSIAGKIDP